In Paenibacillus dendritiformis, the DNA window TTCCACGTCGCGCTGACGACCCATATGCTGTGCACGATCGGGAATGAGGTGTACGGCAAAGCGCTGGATACGGGCCGGGCCGTCATGATGGCGCTGTTCCACGACGCGACGGAAGTGTTCACGGGCGATATTCCGACGCCGGTCAAGCATCACAATACGCGCATTCTGGCCAACTTCCGCGAGATCGAGCAATTGGCTGCCGAGCGGCTTGTCGGCATGATTCCGGCCGAGCTGCAGGCGGCCTACGCGCCGCTCATTAATCAGTCGCTCGATGAGGAGCTGAAGCGCTATGTGAAGGCTGCCGATCTGCTCGACGCCTACTTCAAATGCGGAAGCGAAGCGGCG includes these proteins:
- the yfbR gene encoding 5'-deoxynucleotidase; the protein is MDPIKDEAQPGRPGGHHFFAYMYRLKHIERWSLMRNTTKENVAEHSFHVALTTHMLCTIGNEVYGKALDTGRAVMMALFHDATEVFTGDIPTPVKHHNTRILANFREIEQLAAERLVGMIPAELQAAYAPLINQSLDEELKRYVKAADLLDAYFKCGSEAAAGNREFDVARRQTEHKLRALGLEEVDYVLAHLAPSFDMTLDEMSRSDT